The proteins below are encoded in one region of Telopea speciosissima isolate NSW1024214 ecotype Mountain lineage chromosome 10, Tspe_v1, whole genome shotgun sequence:
- the LOC122643109 gene encoding phospholipase A1-Igamma2, chloroplastic-like, which translates to MAIALPKIVFSLTGHGYGGEFPPKKPSPTPLLRRKNRFQGVKTVQITSVLSKTNESMASTITDLDREEQEAEEQKMRRTGTESNERRLADCWREIQGQDDWIGMLDPIDPLLRSELIRYGEMAQACYDAFDFDPFSKYCGTCRFIRRRFFDSLGLPNLGYEVTRYLYATSNINLPNFFKKSRWPKVWSRNANWIGYVAVSDDETSARLGRRDITIAWRGTVTRLEWIVDLMDFLRPISSDKIIPCPDPTVKAESGFLNLYTDKDENCRFCKYSAREQILTEIRKLIQQYSNEDLSITITGHSLGSALAILSAYDIVETGQHLTQDGRAVPVCVFSFSGPRVGNVRFKERLEGLGVKVLRVVNVHDTVPKVPGVFFNEQVPKLVQKMAEGLPWCYSHVGIELQLDHKNSPFLKDTGGPTNFHNLEAHLHLLDGYHGKGKRFMLSSKRDIALVNKAADFLKDHHLVPPFWRQDENKGMVRNHEGRWVQPERPKLDDHPTDMHHHIKQLGLTSDS; encoded by the exons ATGGCAATTGCACTTCCCAAGATAGTTTTCTCCCTCACGGGACACGGCTACGGTGGTGAATTCCCACCCAAAAAACCATCTCCAACTCCCCTCCTTCGCCGGAAAAACCGATTCCAAGGGGTGAAAACAGTACAAATCACCAGTGTTCTGTCTAAGACAAATGAGTCCATGGCGTCAACCATCACCGACCTcgacagagaagaacaagaagccGAAGAACAGAAGATGAGGAGAACAGGAACTGAGAGTAATGAGAGAAGACTAGCAGATTGTTGGCGTGAGATCCAAGGTCAAGACGACTGGATTGGAATGCTTGACCCAATCGATCCTCTCTTACGTTCCGAACTGATACGATACGGCGAGATGGCTCAAGCCTGTTACGATGCTTTCGATTTCGATCCATTCTCCAAGTACTGCGGCACTTGCAGATTCATTCGTCGCAGGTTCTTCGATAGCCTTGGCTTGCCGAATTTAGGTTACGAAGTGACTCGTTACCTCTACGCAACTTCAAATATTAATCTCCCAAATTTCTTCAAGAAATCACGGTGGCCTAAGGTCTGGTCTCGTAACGCTAATTGGATAGGTTACGTTGCCGTGTCGGACGACGAAACTTCGGCACGGTTAGGTCGTCGTGACATTACCATCGCCTGGAGAGGAACGGTGACACGGCTGGAATGGATTGTCGATCTGATGGATTTCCTCAGGCCAATCTCATCAGATAAGATCATACCTTGTCCTGATCCAACGGTTAAAGCTGAATCAGGTTTCCTCAATCTCTACACCGACAAGGACGAGAACTGCCGGTTCTGTAAATACTCGGCCAGAGAACAGATCTTGACGGAGATCAGGAAATTGATACAACAGTACTCGAACGAAGATCTGAGCATCACGATTACGGGGCACAGTTTGGGTTCTGCACTGGCGATACTGAGTGCGTATGACATTGTTGAAACGGGTCAGCATTTGACCCAAGACGGTCGAGCCGTACCGGTTTGTGTATTCTCATTTTCTGGGCCCAGGGTCGGAAATGTACGGTTCAAAGAACGGTTGGAAGGATTAGGTGTGAAGGTGTTGAGGGTGGTGAACGTTCACGATACTGTACCGAAGGTTCCTGGCGTGTTTTTTAATGAACAAGTACCGAAATTGGTCCAAAAGATGGCGGAAGGGTTGCCGTGGTGTTATTCGCACGTGGGAATTGAGCTGCAGCTTGATCACAAGAACTCTCCTTTCTTGAAAGACACTGGTGGCCCTACCAATTTCCATAACTTGGAGGCTCACTTGCATTTGCTTGACGG GTACCatggaaaaggaaagagatttATGCTTTCTAGTAAAAGGGACATTGCTCTAGTGAACAAAGCTGCTGATTTCTTGAAAGATCACCATTTGGTGCCTCCCTTTTGGAGGCAAGATGAGAACAAGGGGATGGTGAGGAACCATGAAGGACGGTGGGTTCAACCTGAAAGACCAAAACTCGATGATCATCCAACTGATATGCACCATCATATCAAGCAATTGGGTCTAACTTCCGACTCATGA
- the LOC122643742 gene encoding miraculin-like, with protein MPYYIVSAIRGGGGGGVSMDRRESSTSHGHTTHTPTVRQSAYDLNMGTPVMFSPACLQHPELAFLGEREEGEMMIQESMDMNIRFSGMNNRVWQVQQQGKEESSSSRDSMRFVTLGGKPGHPGESTVRNWFKIERMSESTPIYSIVYCPNVCESCQVICGSVGITKRNGNRWLSVSEHNEFPFVFVRAQTHQ; from the coding sequence ATGCCATACTACATCGTCTCCGCCATCAGGGgaggcggcggtggtggtgtcTCCATGGACAGGAGAGAGAGCTCCACTTCTCATGGCCACACGACCCACACCCCAACCGTGAGACAGAGTGCCTACGACTTGAACATGGGTACCCCAGTTATGTTCTCTCCAGCATGCTTGCAACACCCAGAATTGGCCTtccttggagagagagaagagggggaaATGATGATTCAGGAATCGATGGACATGAATATTAGATTCTCCGGGATGAATAATAGGGTGTGGCAGGTGCAACAGCAGGGGAAAGAGGAATCATCAAGTTCGAGGGATTCGATGAGGTTTGTGACATTGGGAGGAAAGCCAGGGCACCCAGGGGAATCGACGGTGAGGAACTGGTTCAAGATTGAGAGGATGAGCGAGAGTACCCCAATTTATAGCATTGTTTACTGCCCCAACGTGTGCGAGTCTTGCCAAGTGATTTGCGGGAGTGTTGGGATCACAAAGAGAAACGGCAACCGATGGCTGTCGGTGTCGGAGCACAATGAGTTCCCCTTCGTCTTCGTCAGAGCCCAGACACACCAGTAA
- the LOC122643744 gene encoding kunitz trypsin inhibitor 5-like, translating into MWNRVFLSGLLILASLVHTNAIPSHSHHHHSSHSQSHSAVLDTNGNELQAGMPYYIVSAIRGGGGGGLSMDRRESSTSHGHTTHTPTVRQSAYDLNMGTPVMFSPASPQHPELALLGEREEGEMMIQESMDMNIRFSGMNNRVWQVEQQGKEESSSSRDSMRFVTLGGKPGYPGESTVRNWFKIERMSESTPIYRIVYCPNVCESCQVICGSVGITKRNGNRWLSVSEHSEFPFVFVRAQTQQ; encoded by the coding sequence ATGTGGAACAGAGTCTTCCTTTCTGGGTTATTGATTTTAGCCTCCCTTGTCCACACCAACGCCATTCCCAGCCACTCACATCACCACCACTCCTCCCACTCCCAATCCCATTCCGCTGTGCTCGACACAAACGGCAATGAACTCCAAGCAGGGATGCCATACTACATCGTCTCCGCCATCAGGGGAGGCGGCGGCGGTGGTCTCTCCATGGACAGGAGAGAGAGCTCCACCTCTCACGGCCACACGACCCACACCCCAACCGTGAGACAGAGTGCCTACGACTTGAACATGGGTACCCCAGTTATGTTCTCTCCAGCATCCCCGCAACATCCAGAATTGGCCTtacttggagagagagaagagggagaaatgATGATTCAGGAATCGATGGACATGAATATTAGATTCTCCGGGATGAATAATAGGGTGTGGCAGGTGGAACAGCAGGGGAAAGAGGAATCATCAAGTTCGAGGGATTCGATGAGGTTTGTGACATTGGGAGGAAAGCCAGGGTACCCAGGGGAATCGACGGTGAGGAACTGGTTCAAGATTGAGAGGATGAGCGAGAGTACCCCAATTTATAGGATTGTTTACTGCCCCAACGTGTGCGAGTCTTGCCAAGTGATTTGCGGAAGTGTTGGGATCACCAAGAGGAATGGCAACCGATGGCTGTCGGTGTCGGAGCACAGTGAGTTCCCCTTCGTCTTCGTCAGAGCCCAGACACAACAGTAA
- the LOC122643106 gene encoding F-box/LRR-repeat protein 17-like, which produces MYRHGAHFATNFPGGTITTSDLSDLKLGKKRGSYNCGRCGLPKKGHSCHGDTTTLTADSSSVIATPSPTFLTPKPPRESSSHLRRALSFDDNEVNVSLVSDDEGFSDGCPEMNVDTGDVRLPWSCLWEVLRRLPPESLLSAANVCRGWRDCTRKLWRAAEELRLRIPAKAQLGLVGSVLQKCSGLVRLSLRIESDVDATMLACIAFSCPNLESLAIRTSDSATNRISGDELGRFVADKRFLSSLKMEGCSNLGGFSLCSSTLSTLWLSDLFSLSKMVFHCPNLKELSLDFSRLDNDCTDLATMADSLGRTCPRLKNIHIASLRLSHAVVLALTAANLRNLRMLSLVLGSEITDASVAAIASSYENFELLDLSGSSISDGGIGIICNVFPETLSRLLLASCPNITSSGIQFAAAQLPLLELMDCGMTICDPNSQSLNSTDGSEYVSNGCEPNHLQKKPNSKLHHIYQKLIIKHGRLKKLSLWGCSGLDALYLNCHELIDLNLNSCTNLHPERLLLQCPSLQSLHALGCQKMLIGAIQNQVYKESVNAEDYFPFKRLAVGSKRVRVPHFFTAQLSDEKARKVLRPRCAVLLD; this is translated from the exons ATGTATCGCCACGGCGCGCATTTCGCTACTAACTTTCCCGGCGGAACCATCACTACCTCTGACTTGTCCGATCTCAAGCTCGGCAAAAAGCGTGGGAGCTATAATTGTGGCCGCTGTGGTCTCCCCAAGAAAGGTCACTCCTGCCATGGAGACACCACAACATTGACCGCCGACTCTTCCTCCGTCATCGCCACCCCATCTCCTACCTTCCTCACCCCTAAACCACCACGCGAGTCCTCCTCTCACCTCCGCCGCGCTCTTTCATTCGACGATAACGAGGTCAACGTTTCACTGGTATCTGATGATGAGGGTTTCTCCGACGGATGTCCAGAGATGAACGTCGATACCGGTGATGTTCGGCTTCCTTGGAGTTGCCTTTGGGAGGTGCTGCGGAGATTGCCGCCGGAGTCGTTGTTGTCGGCGGCGAATGTTTGTAGGGGGTGGAGGGACTGCACGAGGAAGCTCTGGCGGGCGGCGGAGGAGTTAAGGCTTAGAATCCCTGCGAAAGCTCAACTTGGATTGGTTGGATCGGTGTTGCAGAAGTGTTCGGGGCTCGTCAGGCTCTCTCTTAGGATCGAAAG TGATGTGGATGCAACGATGTTGGCTTGCATAGCGTTCTCCTGTCCTAATTTGGAATCCTTGGCGATCCGTACATCCGACTCTGCTACCAATCGGATATCTgg GGATGAGTTGGGTCGTTTTGTTGCTGATAAACGATTTCTTTCAAGCCTCAAGATGGAAGGTTGCTCTAACCTTGGTGGTTTCAGTCTCTGTTCTTCAACTTTGTCTACTCTGTGGCTTTCAGATCTTTTCTCTCTATCTAAGATG GTTTTTCACTGCCCAAATTTGAAGGAACTTTCCTTGGATTTTTCTCGCCTGGATAATGATTGTACTGATCTTGCTACCATGGCGGATAGTCTTGGAAGGACCTGCCCAAGGTTGAAAAACATTCACATTGCATCGCTAAGACTCTCTCACGCTGTTGTGCTTGCTCTTACTGCTGCAAACTTGAG GAATCTACGCATGCTTTCTCTTGTACTTGGTTCAGAAATCACCGATGCCTCTGTAGCTGCCATTGCTTCAAGCTATGAAAATTTCGAATTGCTTGATTTGAGTGG GTCTAGCATCAGTGACGGTGGCATTGGGATTATCTGCAATGTGTTCCCCGAAACTCTATCTAGACTTCTCCTTGCGTCTTGTCCTAATATTACCTCAA GTGGAATCCAATTTGCTGCAGCACAATTGCCCCTTTTGGAACTCATGGACTGTGGGATGACTATATGTGATCCCAATTCCCAATCTCTGAACTCTACAGATGGGTCTGAATATGTTAGCAATGGTTGTGAACCCAATCATCTACAGAAAAAACCCAACAGCAAACTTCACCATATTTACCAGAAGCTGATAATCAAACACGGACGGTTGAAGAAACTCAGCCTTTGGGGTTGTTCTGGTTTAGAT GCCTTGTATCTCAACTGCCATGAGCTCATTGACCTGAATCTGAATTCCTGTACAAATCTGCATCCTG AGAGATTGTTACTTCAGTGCCCGAGTTTGCAAAGTTTACATGCTTTGGGATGCCAAAAGATGCTGATTGGAGCAATTCAGAACCAG GTGTATAAAGAGTCTGTTAATGCAGAAGACTATTTTCCATTCAAACGCTTGGCAGTTGGTTCGAAGAGGGTCCGAGTTCCACATTTCTTCACCGCACAG CTGTCCGATGAGAAGGCAAGGAAGGTTTTGAGACCACGGTGTGCTGTGCTCCTGGACTAA